Proteins encoded together in one Thermoplasmatales archaeon BRNA1 window:
- a CDS encoding Sel1 repeat protein, translated as MDQDEITEIQQSFPEDKQLCQSYLRGLVGDVGSRWETVGNLIYGFKEERLAFLVCKQFSEFGKGGYEHWMGLMYEKGIGTEQDPHVAIEWYWLGASIGDPECQYEIGYAGISGLFPNSISQSEGIRMMAASADRGYHKALSFMGMMYAVGLGVERDPQKAFSYYCKASEAGSDTGIQNVAFCYQHGFGVTQDIRKAMKMYQGLADKGDVEMKISVIECRRMLDEQMHLYV; from the coding sequence ATGGACCAGGACGAGATTACGGAGATTCAGCAATCGTTCCCGGAGGACAAACAACTGTGCCAGTCATACCTCAGAGGGCTGGTCGGAGACGTGGGCTCCCGCTGGGAGACCGTAGGCAACCTCATCTACGGTTTCAAGGAGGAGAGGCTCGCGTTCCTGGTCTGCAAACAGTTCTCGGAATTCGGAAAGGGCGGATACGAGCACTGGATGGGCCTGATGTACGAGAAGGGCATCGGCACCGAGCAGGATCCCCATGTGGCCATAGAGTGGTATTGGCTCGGAGCATCCATCGGCGATCCCGAATGCCAGTACGAGATCGGATACGCCGGCATCAGCGGTCTTTTCCCGAACTCCATCAGCCAATCCGAGGGCATCAGGATGATGGCCGCCTCCGCGGACAGGGGATACCACAAGGCGCTCTCTTTCATGGGCATGATGTACGCCGTCGGCCTGGGCGTCGAGAGGGATCCACAGAAGGCGTTCAGCTACTATTGCAAAGCAAGCGAGGCAGGTTCCGATACCGGGATCCAGAACGTCGCATTCTGCTACCAGCACGGATTCGGTGTCACACAGGACATCCGTAAGGCCATGAAGATGTATCAGGGGCTTGCGGACAAGGGCGACGTTGAGATGAAGATCTCTGTCATCGAGTGCCGCAGGATGCTTGACGAGCAGATGCATCTGTACGTCTAA
- a CDS encoding TATA binding protein of transcription factor TFIID — MKIENVVASTSLGQELDLNKIEDSLEGAEYNPQQFPGLVYRLKEPKTATLLFRSGKIVCTGGKSYDEVKAAITKVAKDLEQADIKITIEPKIEVQNIVASSDLGQEINLNTVAITLGLEKVEYEPEQFPGLVYRLDDPKVVVLLFGSGKMVCTGAKVPEDVVRAVDKIAAELRDAGLMA; from the coding sequence ATGAAGATTGAGAACGTCGTCGCGTCCACCTCCCTTGGACAGGAACTCGATCTCAACAAGATCGAGGATTCTCTGGAGGGTGCGGAGTACAACCCCCAGCAGTTCCCCGGACTCGTCTACAGGCTCAAGGAGCCCAAGACCGCCACACTTCTCTTCCGCAGCGGAAAGATCGTCTGCACCGGAGGAAAGAGCTACGATGAGGTCAAGGCAGCCATCACCAAGGTTGCAAAGGACCTCGAGCAGGCTGACATCAAGATCACAATCGAACCCAAGATCGAGGTTCAGAACATCGTCGCTTCCTCCGATCTCGGACAGGAGATCAACCTGAACACCGTCGCCATCACCCTCGGACTCGAGAAGGTCGAGTACGAGCCCGAGCAGTTCCCCGGACTCGTCTACAGGCTCGATGACCCCAAGGTCGTCGTCCTCCTCTTCGGATCCGGAAAGATGGTCTGCACCGGCGCCAAGGTCCCCGAGGACGTCGTCCGTGCGGTCGACAAGATCGCCGCCGAGCTCCGCGACGCGGGACTCATGGCATAA